The following are encoded in a window of Scleropages formosus chromosome 7, fSclFor1.1, whole genome shotgun sequence genomic DNA:
- the LOC108926323 gene encoding tubulin beta-3 chain-like, whose product MREIVHIQAGQCGNQIGAKFWEVISDEHGIDPAGNYVGDSDLQLERISVYYNEASSSKYVPRAILVDLEPGTMDSVRSGAFGHLFRPDNFIFGQSGAGNNWAKGHYTEGAELVDAVLDVVRKECENCDCLQGFQLTHSLGGGTGSGMGTLLISKVREEYPDRIMNTFSVVPSPKVSDTVVEPYNATLSIHQLVENTDETYCIDNEALYDICFRTLKLATPTYGDLNHLVSATMSGVTTSLRFPGQLNADLRKLAVNMVPFPRLHFFMPGFAPLTARGSQQYRALTVPELTLQMFDAKNMMAACDPRHGRYLTVATVFRGRMSMKEVDEQMLAIQSKNSSYFVEWIPNNVKVAVCDIPPRGLKMSSTFIGNSTAIQELFKRISEQFSAMFRRKAFLHWYTGEGMDEMEFTEAESNMNDLVSEYQQYQDATAEDEEEMYEDEEEEESEAPAQKP is encoded by the exons TTCTGGGAGGTGATCAGCGACGAGCATGGCATCGATCCGGCGGGGAACTATGTTGGCGACTCTGACCTGCAGCTGGAGAGGATTAGTGTCTATTACAATGAGGCCTCCT CTTCCAAGTACGTTCCACGAGCCATCCTGGTGGACCTGGAGCCCGGCACCATGGACAGCGTGCGCTCCGGGGCGTTCGGCCACCTCTTCAGACCAGACAACTTCATCTTTG GCCAAAGTGGAGCCGGGAACAACTGGGCCAAGGGCCACTACACAGAGGGGGCGGAGCTTGTTGACGCGGTGCTGGACGTGGTGAGGAAGGAGTGCGAGAACTGTGACTGCCTCCAGGGCTTCCAGCTGACGCACTCGCTGGGCGGCGGCACGGGCTCCGGTATGGGCACCCTGTTGATCAGTAAAGTGCGGGAGGAGTACCCGGATCGCATCATGAACACGTTCAGCGTGGTGCCTTCCCCCAAGGTGTCAGACACGGTGGTGGAGCCCTATAACGCCACGCTGTCCATCCACCAGCTAGTGGAGAACACGGACGAGACGTACTGCATCGACAACGAGGCGCTCTACGACATCTGCTTCCGCACGCTCAAACTGGCCACGCCCACCTACGGGGACCTCAACCACCTCGTGTCTGCCACCATGAGCGGGGTCACCACCTCCCTGCGCTTCCCCGGCCAGCTTAACGCCGACCTGCGCAAGCTGGCCGTCAACATGGTGCCCTTCCCCCGCCTGCACTTCTTCATGCCCGGTTTTGCTCCCCTGACGGCCAGGGGCAGCCAGCAGTACCGCGCCCTTACAGTACCTGAACTTACACTGCAAATGTTCGATGCCAAGAACATGATGGCGGCTTGTGACCCGCGCCACGGCCGCTACCTCACCGTAGCCACTGTTTTCCGTGGCCGCATGTCCATGAAGGAGGTGGACGAGCAGATGCTGGCCATCCAGAGCAAGAACAGCAGCTACTTCGTCGAGTGGATTCCCAACAACGTGAAGGTGGCTGTGTGCGATATCCCTCCCCGTGGCCTCAAGATGTCCTCCACCTTCATCGGCAACAGCACGGCCATCCAGGAGCTCTTCAAGCGCATCTCCGAGCAGTTCTCGGCCATGTTCCGCCGCAAGGCCTTCTTGCACTGGTACACGGGCGAGGGTATGGATGAGATGGAGTTCACCGAGGCCGAGAGCAACATGAACGACCTGGTGTCCGAGTACCAGCAGTACCAGGATGCTACGGCGGAGGACGAAGAGGAGATGTAcgaagatgaggaggaggaggagtcagAGGCTCCAGCCCAGAAGCcctga